In Ostrea edulis chromosome 6, xbOstEdul1.1, whole genome shotgun sequence, a single window of DNA contains:
- the LOC125683446 gene encoding potassium voltage-gated channel protein Shaw-like isoform X3 yields the protein MESFRRSIFAPKTSIIPIPQSRRNENKIVLNVGGVKFETYKTTLKSIPDTRLSWLSDSTGNTPEYDPISGEFFFDRHSGMFHMILNYYRTGKLHIPMDVCGPAFEEELAYWGLDENQIEPCCWNTYRAHRDAQQTLAEFEGHDPGTESDDEEESAMRERFGISEDFVEVKKSIWERWKIRIWNIVDEPKANRLSRIFAITSVFFIILSIASFCLETHSKFRYDISSNSSNKSQSIVDRVRNSRPHVVFQVLEYMCMIFFTFEVIVRFISCPNKVKFVKDFYNWIELCSVIPFYTLNIASCLSPGFVTSDTGMFINALRFIRIFRILKLTRYFSGLKILGHTIRASARELLLLFLVLIIGVLIFGVLIYFAEQIQEDSLNNFSDIPISFYWAVETMTTLGYGDVVPKTMTGYIIGCACAVCGLLMLSLPVPIIVSNFTLYYSHAQAKMKLPKKNKNILVGAANVLKESSFGTVTPVESNGSAGGEPSKDSRRNSNDSALGSCNSTESPPSIKEQIGISVIFTNETPPGNTSPASSGSPGQKRKLSDINEIPGRRCSSLEAPSPIMHRLNRSG from the exons ATGGAAAGCTTTAGACGTTCAATATTTGCACCCAAGACTTCCATAATACCCATTCCACAATCCAGAaggaatgaaaataagattgtgCTCAATGTTGGGGGTGTCAAATTTGAGACTTATAAGACAACCTTGAAGAGCATTCCGGATACCCGTCTGTCATGGCTCTCGGACTCTACCGGAAACACGCCAGAGTACGATCCGATTTCTGGGGAATTCTTCTTCGACAGACACTCCGGTATGTTTCACATGATCCTGAATTATTACAGGACGGGAAAACTTCACATCCCTATGGACGTGTGTGGGCCAGCATTCGAGGAGGAACTAGCTTACTGGGGTCTGGATGAGAACCAGATAGAACCATGCTGCTGGAACACATACCGTGCCCATAGGGACGCCCAGCAGACCCTGGCGGAGTTCGAAGGTCATGACCCCGGAACGGAAAGTGACGATGAGGAGGAATCCGCGATGAGAGAGAGATTCGGAATATCCGAGGATTTCGTGGAGGTGAAAAAATCCATCTGGGAAAGATGGAAAATTCGGATTTGGAACATTGTTGACGAGCCCAAGGCCAACCGATTATCACGT ATATTTGCCATCACTTCCGTCTTTTTCATCATTCTGTCCATTGCCTCATTCTGTCTGGAAACGCACTCCAAGTTTCGTTACGACATTTCCAGTAATAGCTCCAATAAATCGCAATCCATAGTGGATCGGGTTCGGAACTCCCGACCCCACGTTGTATTCCAAGTGCTGGAGTATATGTGTATGATATTCTTTACCTTTGAAGTGATTGTTCGATTCATATCATGTCCAAACAAAGTCAAGTTCGTTAAAGACTTCTACAACTGGATAGAATTGTGCTCTGTAATTCCCTTTTACACGCTCAACATCGCAAGTTGCCTATCACCGGGATTTGTGACGTCAGACACTGGGATGTTTATTAACGCATTGCGTTTTATTAGAATTTTCCGCATTCTTAAACTGACACGTTATTTTAGCGGACTGAAAATTCTGGGACACACCATTCGAGCTAGCGCCAGAGAGCTACTCTTGTTGTTCCTGGTTCTCATAATAGGAGTTCTAATTTTCGGTGTGCTAATTTATTTTGCTGAACAAATTCAAGAAGATAGTTTAAATAACTTTTCTGACATTCCAATTAGTTTCTACTGGGCGGTTGAAACGATGACTACCCTGGGTTATGGCGATGTTGTGCCAAAGACAATGACAGGCTACATAATTGGATGCGCATGCGCAGTATGTGGTCTTCTTATGTTATCTCTTCCGGTTCCGATTATTGTCAGTAATTTCACACTATACTACTCCCATGCACAAGCCAAAATGAAATTACCTAAGAAAAATAAGAACATTTTAGTGGGCGCCGCTAACGTTCTAAAAGAGAGCTCGTTCGGTACGGTGACACCCGTGGAAAGTAATGGATCCGCCGGCGGTGAACCCAGTAAAGATTCTCGACGAAACAGCAACGACAGTGCCCTGGGCAGCTGCAACAGTACGG AATCCCCTCCAAGTATAAAGGAACAAATCGGTATAAGTGTCATATTTACAAACGAAACCCCTCCCGGAAATACGTCACCAGCCAGTTCTGGATCGCCTGGACAAAAACGGAAGTTGTCGGACATTAATGAAATCCCTGGTCGGCGATGCAGTAGTTTGGAGGCCCCATCTCCCATAATGCACAGACTGAACCGCTCTGGTTAG
- the LOC125683446 gene encoding potassium voltage-gated channel protein Shaw-like isoform X2 → MESFRRSIFAPKTSIIPIPQSRRNENKIVLNVGGVKFETYKTTLKSIPDTRLSWLSDSTGNTPEYDPISGEFFFDRHSGMFHMILNYYRTGKLHIPMDVCGPAFEEELAYWGLDENQIEPCCWNTYRAHRDAQQTLAEFEGHDPGTESDDEEESAMRERFGISEDFVEVKKSIWERWKIRIWNIVDEPKANRLSRIFAITSVFFIILSIASFCLETHSKFRYDISSNSSNKSQSIVDRVRNSRPHVVFQVLEYMCMIFFTFEVIVRFISCPNKVKFVKDFYNWIELCSVIPFYTLNIASCLSPGFVTSDTGMFINALRFIRIFRILKLTRYFSGLKILGHTIRASARELLLLFLVLIIGVLIFGVLIYFAEQIQEDSLNNFSDIPISFYWAVETMTTLGYGDVVPKTMTGYIIGCACAVCGLLMLSLPVPIIVSNFTLYYSHAQAKMKLPKKNKNILVGAANVLKESSFGTVTPVESNGSAGGEPSKDSRRNSNDSALGSCNKSPPSIKEQIGISVIFTNETPPGNTSPASSGSPGQKRKLSDINEIPGRRCSSLEAPSPIMHRLNRSGTGSLRMTPATKRRSITVF, encoded by the exons ATGGAAAGCTTTAGACGTTCAATATTTGCACCCAAGACTTCCATAATACCCATTCCACAATCCAGAaggaatgaaaataagattgtgCTCAATGTTGGGGGTGTCAAATTTGAGACTTATAAGACAACCTTGAAGAGCATTCCGGATACCCGTCTGTCATGGCTCTCGGACTCTACCGGAAACACGCCAGAGTACGATCCGATTTCTGGGGAATTCTTCTTCGACAGACACTCCGGTATGTTTCACATGATCCTGAATTATTACAGGACGGGAAAACTTCACATCCCTATGGACGTGTGTGGGCCAGCATTCGAGGAGGAACTAGCTTACTGGGGTCTGGATGAGAACCAGATAGAACCATGCTGCTGGAACACATACCGTGCCCATAGGGACGCCCAGCAGACCCTGGCGGAGTTCGAAGGTCATGACCCCGGAACGGAAAGTGACGATGAGGAGGAATCCGCGATGAGAGAGAGATTCGGAATATCCGAGGATTTCGTGGAGGTGAAAAAATCCATCTGGGAAAGATGGAAAATTCGGATTTGGAACATTGTTGACGAGCCCAAGGCCAACCGATTATCACGT ATATTTGCCATCACTTCCGTCTTTTTCATCATTCTGTCCATTGCCTCATTCTGTCTGGAAACGCACTCCAAGTTTCGTTACGACATTTCCAGTAATAGCTCCAATAAATCGCAATCCATAGTGGATCGGGTTCGGAACTCCCGACCCCACGTTGTATTCCAAGTGCTGGAGTATATGTGTATGATATTCTTTACCTTTGAAGTGATTGTTCGATTCATATCATGTCCAAACAAAGTCAAGTTCGTTAAAGACTTCTACAACTGGATAGAATTGTGCTCTGTAATTCCCTTTTACACGCTCAACATCGCAAGTTGCCTATCACCGGGATTTGTGACGTCAGACACTGGGATGTTTATTAACGCATTGCGTTTTATTAGAATTTTCCGCATTCTTAAACTGACACGTTATTTTAGCGGACTGAAAATTCTGGGACACACCATTCGAGCTAGCGCCAGAGAGCTACTCTTGTTGTTCCTGGTTCTCATAATAGGAGTTCTAATTTTCGGTGTGCTAATTTATTTTGCTGAACAAATTCAAGAAGATAGTTTAAATAACTTTTCTGACATTCCAATTAGTTTCTACTGGGCGGTTGAAACGATGACTACCCTGGGTTATGGCGATGTTGTGCCAAAGACAATGACAGGCTACATAATTGGATGCGCATGCGCAGTATGTGGTCTTCTTATGTTATCTCTTCCGGTTCCGATTATTGTCAGTAATTTCACACTATACTACTCCCATGCACAAGCCAAAATGAAATTACCTAAGAAAAATAAGAACATTTTAGTGGGCGCCGCTAACGTTCTAAAAGAGAGCTCGTTCGGTACGGTGACACCCGTGGAAAGTAATGGATCCGCCGGCGGTGAACCCAGTAAAGATTCTCGACGAAACAGCAACGACAGTGCCCTGGGCAGCTGCAACA AATCCCCTCCAAGTATAAAGGAACAAATCGGTATAAGTGTCATATTTACAAACGAAACCCCTCCCGGAAATACGTCACCAGCCAGTTCTGGATCGCCTGGACAAAAACGGAAGTTGTCGGACATTAATGAAATCCCTGGTCGGCGATGCAGTAGTTTGGAGGCCCCATCTCCCATAATGCACAGACTGAACCGCTCTG GAACCGGTTCCCTGCGCATGACACCTGCAACAAAGCGCCGCTCCATAACTGTCTTCTGA
- the LOC125683446 gene encoding potassium voltage-gated channel protein Shaw-like isoform X1, with translation MESFRRSIFAPKTSIIPIPQSRRNENKIVLNVGGVKFETYKTTLKSIPDTRLSWLSDSTGNTPEYDPISGEFFFDRHSGMFHMILNYYRTGKLHIPMDVCGPAFEEELAYWGLDENQIEPCCWNTYRAHRDAQQTLAEFEGHDPGTESDDEEESAMRERFGISEDFVEVKKSIWERWKIRIWNIVDEPKANRLSRIFAITSVFFIILSIASFCLETHSKFRYDISSNSSNKSQSIVDRVRNSRPHVVFQVLEYMCMIFFTFEVIVRFISCPNKVKFVKDFYNWIELCSVIPFYTLNIASCLSPGFVTSDTGMFINALRFIRIFRILKLTRYFSGLKILGHTIRASARELLLLFLVLIIGVLIFGVLIYFAEQIQEDSLNNFSDIPISFYWAVETMTTLGYGDVVPKTMTGYIIGCACAVCGLLMLSLPVPIIVSNFTLYYSHAQAKMKLPKKNKNILVGAANVLKESSFGTVTPVESNGSAGGEPSKDSRRNSNDSALGSCNSTESPPSIKEQIGISVIFTNETPPGNTSPASSGSPGQKRKLSDINEIPGRRCSSLEAPSPIMHRLNRSGTGSLRMTPATKRRSITVF, from the exons ATGGAAAGCTTTAGACGTTCAATATTTGCACCCAAGACTTCCATAATACCCATTCCACAATCCAGAaggaatgaaaataagattgtgCTCAATGTTGGGGGTGTCAAATTTGAGACTTATAAGACAACCTTGAAGAGCATTCCGGATACCCGTCTGTCATGGCTCTCGGACTCTACCGGAAACACGCCAGAGTACGATCCGATTTCTGGGGAATTCTTCTTCGACAGACACTCCGGTATGTTTCACATGATCCTGAATTATTACAGGACGGGAAAACTTCACATCCCTATGGACGTGTGTGGGCCAGCATTCGAGGAGGAACTAGCTTACTGGGGTCTGGATGAGAACCAGATAGAACCATGCTGCTGGAACACATACCGTGCCCATAGGGACGCCCAGCAGACCCTGGCGGAGTTCGAAGGTCATGACCCCGGAACGGAAAGTGACGATGAGGAGGAATCCGCGATGAGAGAGAGATTCGGAATATCCGAGGATTTCGTGGAGGTGAAAAAATCCATCTGGGAAAGATGGAAAATTCGGATTTGGAACATTGTTGACGAGCCCAAGGCCAACCGATTATCACGT ATATTTGCCATCACTTCCGTCTTTTTCATCATTCTGTCCATTGCCTCATTCTGTCTGGAAACGCACTCCAAGTTTCGTTACGACATTTCCAGTAATAGCTCCAATAAATCGCAATCCATAGTGGATCGGGTTCGGAACTCCCGACCCCACGTTGTATTCCAAGTGCTGGAGTATATGTGTATGATATTCTTTACCTTTGAAGTGATTGTTCGATTCATATCATGTCCAAACAAAGTCAAGTTCGTTAAAGACTTCTACAACTGGATAGAATTGTGCTCTGTAATTCCCTTTTACACGCTCAACATCGCAAGTTGCCTATCACCGGGATTTGTGACGTCAGACACTGGGATGTTTATTAACGCATTGCGTTTTATTAGAATTTTCCGCATTCTTAAACTGACACGTTATTTTAGCGGACTGAAAATTCTGGGACACACCATTCGAGCTAGCGCCAGAGAGCTACTCTTGTTGTTCCTGGTTCTCATAATAGGAGTTCTAATTTTCGGTGTGCTAATTTATTTTGCTGAACAAATTCAAGAAGATAGTTTAAATAACTTTTCTGACATTCCAATTAGTTTCTACTGGGCGGTTGAAACGATGACTACCCTGGGTTATGGCGATGTTGTGCCAAAGACAATGACAGGCTACATAATTGGATGCGCATGCGCAGTATGTGGTCTTCTTATGTTATCTCTTCCGGTTCCGATTATTGTCAGTAATTTCACACTATACTACTCCCATGCACAAGCCAAAATGAAATTACCTAAGAAAAATAAGAACATTTTAGTGGGCGCCGCTAACGTTCTAAAAGAGAGCTCGTTCGGTACGGTGACACCCGTGGAAAGTAATGGATCCGCCGGCGGTGAACCCAGTAAAGATTCTCGACGAAACAGCAACGACAGTGCCCTGGGCAGCTGCAACAGTACGG AATCCCCTCCAAGTATAAAGGAACAAATCGGTATAAGTGTCATATTTACAAACGAAACCCCTCCCGGAAATACGTCACCAGCCAGTTCTGGATCGCCTGGACAAAAACGGAAGTTGTCGGACATTAATGAAATCCCTGGTCGGCGATGCAGTAGTTTGGAGGCCCCATCTCCCATAATGCACAGACTGAACCGCTCTG GAACCGGTTCCCTGCGCATGACACCTGCAACAAAGCGCCGCTCCATAACTGTCTTCTGA